The Henckelia pumila isolate YLH828 chromosome 2, ASM3356847v2, whole genome shotgun sequence genome includes a window with the following:
- the LOC140884420 gene encoding palmitoyl-acyl carrier protein thioesterase, chloroplastic-like, which yields MASMQNSAGLNVHANSCFSEKNDNLEGIFNSCRRVRFGFDDGSKVRKPLRLNANTRTNVETINGKKVNGSHVGGIPHLDQTNSECDDDQDSSNHEYLMGRFVENRFVFRQSFVIRSYEIGPDKTATMETLMNLLQETALNHVASSGVGGNGFGATREMSIRKLIWVVTRILVQVDKYSSWGDLVEIDTWVDAAGKNGMRRDWVIRDFNTQKIITRATSTWVMMNRETRRLSKIPEEVKNEVQPFYLNRASIPPQNNDSEKIEKLTHETAHIMRTGLAPRWSDMDANQHVNNVKYIGWILESVPIKILEDYNLTSMILEYRRECHQSNVLESLTSMKPRTCEENGEIAKENCDLECTHLLRMQDDHAEIVRARSVWNFKKP from the exons ATGGCTTCCATGCAAAACAGTGCTGGTCTAAATGTTCATGCAAATTCTTGTTTTTCCGAAAAGAACGACAATTTGGAGGGGATATTCAACTCGTGTAGACGGGTTCGCTTCGGTTTCGACGATGGTTCCAAGGTGAGGAAACCCTTGAGGTTGAACGCCAACACGAGGACGAATGTGGAGACGATCAACGGGAAGAAAGTTAACGGAAGTCATGTTGGTGGGATTCCACATTTGGATCAAACCAATAGCGAATGCGACGACGATCAGGATTCGAGCAATCATGAATATTTGATGGGAAGATTCGTGGAGAATCGGTTCGTGTTTAGGCAATCTTTTGTTATAAGATCTTATGAAATCGGACCTGATAAAACTGCTACAATGGAAACCCTGATGAATCTTCTCCAG GAGACAGCTTTGAATCATGTGGCGAGTTCAGGCGTGGGTGGGAACGGGTTTGGGGCAACCCGTGAGATGAGCATTCGGAAACTTATTTGGGTTGTTACTCGTATACTCGTGCAAGTTGACAAATATAGCTCTTG GGGAGATTTGGTGGAGATAGACACATGGGTGGATGCGGCAGGTAAAAATGGGATGCGTCGAGATTGGGTGATTCGAGACTTCAACACCCAAAAAATTATAACAAGAGCTACCAG TACATGGGTGATGATGAACAGAGAGACAAGAAGGTTGAGTAAAATCCCAGAAGAAGTTAAGAATGAAGTGCAGCCATTTTACCTGAACAGGGCTTCCATTCCTCCACAGAATAATGACAGTGAGAAGATCGAGAAGCTCACTCATGAAACAGCTCACATCATGCGAACTGGCTTGGCT CCTCGATGGAGCGATATGGATGCTAATCAACATGTCAATAATGTCAAATACATTGGATGGATTTTGGAG AGCGTGCCGATAAAAATACTGGAAGATTATAATCTTACGAGCATGATTCTGGAATATCGACGCGAATGCCACCAGTCGAATGTGTTAGAATCCTTGACAAGTATGAAACCAAGAACATGTGAGGAGAATGGAGAGATTGCTAAAGAAAATTGTGACTTAGAATGCACACATCTGCTTCGCATGCAAGATGATCATGCAGAGATCGTTCGAGCAAGATCGGTGTGGAACTTCAAAAAACCATGA